The following proteins are co-located in the Mesorhizobium australicum WSM2073 genome:
- a CDS encoding SDR family oxidoreductase, giving the protein MISDVDTLDLQEKLPKQQQHAPGQTNAMSPRPDHGEHSYEGSGKLEGKTAIITGGDSGIGRAVAIAFAREGADIVLSYLNEHDDARETADWVEKAGRRAVLVAGDVGDERHCVDIVETAMRQLGQVDILVNNAAHQATLDDIAELSAEELDQTFRTNIYSQFFLSKAALRHMGNGASIINTASIQAADPSPQLLAYAATKGAIVNLTKGLSKMVAKRGVRVNAVAPGPVWTPLIPSTMPPEKVAEFGRNTPIGRPAHPAELAATYVLLATAGASYITGAVIAVTGGRLV; this is encoded by the coding sequence ATGATCTCTGATGTGGACACCCTCGACCTGCAAGAGAAACTGCCGAAGCAACAGCAGCATGCTCCGGGCCAGACGAACGCAATGTCGCCGCGGCCCGATCACGGGGAGCACAGTTACGAGGGGAGTGGCAAGCTTGAAGGCAAAACGGCTATTATCACGGGTGGAGACTCCGGGATCGGTCGCGCAGTGGCCATCGCTTTCGCCAGGGAGGGTGCCGATATTGTCTTGTCTTACCTGAACGAACACGACGACGCGCGCGAGACGGCCGACTGGGTGGAAAAAGCAGGAAGGCGTGCCGTTCTTGTTGCCGGCGACGTCGGGGACGAAAGGCATTGCGTAGACATAGTCGAGACGGCCATGCGTCAGTTGGGGCAAGTCGACATCCTGGTCAACAACGCTGCTCACCAAGCCACGCTTGACGATATTGCGGAGCTCTCTGCGGAAGAGTTGGATCAAACGTTCAGGACGAACATTTACAGCCAGTTCTTTCTGTCAAAAGCAGCATTGCGGCACATGGGCAATGGTGCCAGCATCATCAACACCGCGTCGATCCAGGCAGCCGATCCGTCCCCACAGCTCCTGGCCTACGCCGCCACCAAGGGCGCTATCGTGAATCTGACCAAGGGACTGTCTAAAATGGTCGCCAAGCGCGGCGTCCGTGTCAACGCCGTCGCCCCCGGCCCTGTCTGGACGCCCCTGATCCCTTCAACGATGCCACCGGAAAAGGTCGCCGAGTTCGGTCGCAACACGCCCATCGGACGCCCCGCCCATCCGGCCGAGTTGGCGGCCACCTACGTTCTGCTTGCCACGGCAGGCGCAAGCTATATCACAGGAGCTGTCATTGCGGTCACCGGTGGCCGCCTCGTGTAG
- a CDS encoding ArsR/SmtB family transcription factor gives MAEIKDDPKLRMRPRAKGRPSLRRVSAASRLFATLGFRKRLLILVHLMDGERSVSELVSLVGGTQTALSQHLTDMAKLGIVKSRIQGRWRLYSLTSEQAKMLVGFLSNLADNDKLPVGKRSGKKSSSWRPG, from the coding sequence ATGGCTGAAATCAAAGATGATCCCAAGCTTCGCATGCGCCCGCGAGCTAAGGGCCGGCCTTCGCTAAGGCGGGTCTCCGCTGCCTCACGGCTATTTGCAACCCTGGGCTTTCGCAAGCGGTTACTGATCCTTGTTCATCTGATGGATGGCGAGAGATCGGTATCGGAGCTGGTCTCTTTGGTTGGTGGGACACAGACCGCCCTTTCACAGCATTTGACCGATATGGCCAAACTCGGAATTGTCAAATCCCGAATCCAAGGCCGATGGCGGTTATATTCCCTCACGTCCGAGCAGGCGAAGATGCTCGTCGGCTTCCTCAGCAACCTCGCCGACAATGACAAACTCCCGGTGGGAAAAAGATCGGGAAAGAAGTCGTCTTCTTGGCGCCCCGGGTGA
- a CDS encoding DUF768 domain-containing protein, translated as MSTRGINFLDQWIANNVPETAKPDVVSVDELTHKLIADAKAIGIKRGEIDEEVDSLYRTILGAIARSQPV; from the coding sequence ATGAGCACGCGCGGCATCAACTTTCTCGATCAATGGATCGCCAACAACGTCCCTGAGACCGCCAAACCGGACGTCGTCTCGGTTGACGAACTCACGCACAAGCTCATCGCTGATGCGAAGGCCATAGGGATCAAGCGGGGGGAGATCGACGAGGAGGTCGACAGCCTCTATCGCACCATCCTTGGTGCCATAGCGCGTTCCCAACCCGTTTGA